One window of Mesorhizobium sp. PAMC28654 genomic DNA carries:
- a CDS encoding dodecin family protein, with translation MSVARVTEISSSSKKSFHEAIEKGIARASKTLKNVEGAWIQDQKIVVEDGKIAAYRVNMKVTFILAE, from the coding sequence ATGTCCGTCGCCCGTGTCACCGAAATCAGCTCATCGTCGAAGAAGAGCTTTCATGAAGCCATCGAGAAGGGAATCGCGCGCGCTTCAAAGACGTTGAAGAACGTCGAAGGCGCCTGGATCCAGGACCAGAAGATCGTTGTCGAGGACGGCAAGATCGCCGCCTACCGGGTCAACATGAAGGTCACGTTCATCCTGGCGGAGTGA